In the genome of Porphyrobacter sp. ULC335, one region contains:
- a CDS encoding lysozyme inhibitor LprI family protein translates to MTLGLSVNDLLPRARYVRIALVVIAGVIVASCAPEHADVAAADTVAPAPAATLAGETEDCADVTPNAAYTQCFGQLALAAQGDVAAEMTKARKLAQAADAEYSRYAPGSLTADAKTQLARHLAMSHDNWLRYAEGQCELEATAARGGSGTDTLRQKCLLRLARLRLAELRGAEALIDGNR, encoded by the coding sequence ATGACCCTCGGCCTCTCCGTAAATGACTTGCTTCCGCGTGCCCGGTATGTTCGCATTGCTCTGGTGGTCATTGCCGGTGTGATCGTCGCATCCTGCGCGCCTGAACACGCTGACGTGGCAGCGGCGGACACGGTTGCGCCCGCTCCGGCGGCCACTTTGGCCGGCGAGACAGAGGACTGCGCCGACGTTACGCCCAACGCCGCCTACACCCAGTGCTTCGGGCAGCTCGCCCTTGCGGCTCAGGGCGATGTTGCGGCGGAGATGACGAAGGCGCGCAAGCTGGCCCAAGCGGCCGACGCGGAATACAGCCGCTATGCGCCGGGCTCCTTGACGGCGGATGCCAAAACGCAGCTCGCACGCCATCTGGCCATGTCGCACGACAACTGGTTGCGCTATGCCGAAGGGCAGTGCGAATTGGAAGCCACTGCCGCGCGCGGCGGCAGCGGCACTGACACCTTGCGGCAAAAATGCCTCTTGCGCCTTGCGCGCCTGCGGCTAGCCGAATTGCGCGGCGCCGAGGCGCTGATTGATGGAAACAGGTAG
- the bioB gene encoding biotin synthase BioB produces METGRILRLSHVPRTDWTRTEIAALFDLPFTELLFQAASVHRAYHPATEVQLCTLLSIKTGGCPEDCGYCSQSVKADSGVEATKLMDVQAVLQRAAQAKDAGSQRFCMGAAWRNPKDRDMPAIVEIVKGVRDMGLETCMTLGMLEPHQAEMLADAGLDYYNHNIDSSPEYYERVISTRDFQCRLDTLDHVRKAGINVCSGGIVGMGETREDRVGFVHTLATLPQHPESVPVNALVPVKGTVLGNMLADTPLAKIDDIEFVRTVAVARITMPRSMVRLSAGRESMSEATQALCFLAGANSIFTGDKLLTAPNAGDDKDGALFAKLGLTALKGEEPARACKAAVAAE; encoded by the coding sequence ATGGAAACAGGTAGGATATTACGTTTGTCTCACGTCCCCCGCACCGACTGGACCCGCACCGAAATCGCGGCCCTTTTCGACCTGCCCTTCACCGAGCTGCTGTTTCAGGCCGCCAGCGTCCACCGCGCCTACCACCCCGCCACTGAAGTCCAGCTCTGCACCCTGCTCAGCATCAAGACCGGCGGGTGCCCTGAGGATTGCGGCTATTGCTCGCAATCGGTGAAAGCGGATTCCGGCGTTGAGGCCACCAAGCTGATGGACGTGCAGGCCGTGCTCCAGCGTGCGGCGCAGGCCAAGGATGCGGGCTCGCAGCGGTTCTGCATGGGCGCGGCGTGGCGCAATCCCAAGGACCGCGACATGCCCGCGATTGTCGAGATCGTGAAGGGGGTTCGCGACATGGGGCTGGAAACCTGCATGACGCTGGGGATGCTCGAACCGCATCAGGCGGAGATGCTCGCGGACGCGGGCCTCGATTACTACAACCACAATATCGACAGCAGCCCTGAGTATTACGAGCGGGTGATCTCCACCCGCGATTTCCAGTGCCGTCTGGATACGCTGGACCATGTGCGCAAGGCGGGGATCAATGTGTGTTCTGGCGGGATCGTCGGCATGGGCGAGACGCGAGAGGACCGGGTGGGGTTCGTCCACACCCTCGCCACCCTGCCGCAGCACCCGGAGAGCGTGCCGGTCAACGCGCTGGTGCCCGTGAAGGGCACGGTGCTGGGCAACATGCTGGCCGATACGCCGCTCGCCAAGATCGACGATATCGAGTTCGTCCGCACGGTTGCCGTCGCCCGCATCACCATGCCGCGCTCGATGGTGCGGCTGTCGGCCGGGCGCGAGTCGATGAGTGAAGCCACGCAGGCCCTGTGCTTCCTCGCGGGCGCGAATTCGATCTTCACCGGCGACAAGCTGCTGACCGCGCCCAATGCGGGCGACGACAAGGACGGCGCGCTGTTCGCCAAGCTGGGTCTGACCGCGCTCAAGGGCGAGGAACCCGCGCGGGCGTGCAAGGCTGCGGTGGCGGCTGAGTGA
- a CDS encoding alpha/beta hydrolase — MTLEALGAAREVNIILPPDYAKEPDRRWPVVYQLDGAVTQDLMMGAGLMRWGALWGRSRDAIIVGIETKDRQRELLPATGDPAERAKYPTAGESAAFRAWLAGTVKPLIEARYRHDGTAFLVGESAAGHFVVETWAEAPGLFTGYAAISPSMQWDFEALSRRALGEGKRPPLYLSLADEGGSTETGMERLLGVLPKDQPFCFSDRRKQLRHATSLHGLLPEALQYLIPTEADWLEEYGMVLRCERRGGEG, encoded by the coding sequence GTGACCCTTGAAGCACTCGGTGCGGCGCGCGAGGTCAACATCATCCTGCCGCCCGACTACGCCAAGGAGCCAGACAGGCGCTGGCCGGTGGTCTACCAGCTTGATGGCGCGGTGACGCAGGACCTGATGATGGGCGCAGGGCTGATGCGCTGGGGGGCGCTGTGGGGGCGGAGCCGGGATGCGATTATTGTCGGGATCGAGACCAAGGACCGCCAGCGCGAACTGCTCCCCGCGACGGGCGATCCGGCAGAACGCGCGAAGTATCCCACCGCGGGCGAAAGCGCTGCGTTCCGGGCGTGGCTGGCGGGGACGGTCAAGCCGCTGATCGAAGCGCGCTATCGCCATGATGGCACCGCGTTTCTGGTCGGCGAAAGCGCGGCGGGGCATTTCGTGGTCGAGACCTGGGCGGAGGCCCCGGGCCTGTTCACCGGCTACGCGGCGATCTCCCCCAGCATGCAATGGGATTTCGAGGCGCTCAGCCGCCGGGCCCTGGGCGAGGGCAAGCGCCCGCCGCTCTATCTCAGCCTCGCGGACGAGGGCGGGTCGACCGAGACGGGCATGGAGCGCCTGCTGGGCGTGCTGCCCAAGGACCAGCCTTTCTGTTTCTCCGACCGCCGCAAGCAGCTGCGCCACGCTACGAGCTTGCACGGGTTGCTGCCTGAGGCTCTGCAATATCTGATACCGACCGAGGCGGATTGGCTGGAGGAATACGGCATGGTTCTGCGGTGCGAACGACGGGGAGGGGAGGGGTGA
- a CDS encoding heme-dependent oxidative N-demethylase family protein: protein MTLGFSVDSLLPKARGGGQLRMGLVKLEEHEWLDPTPDRAKRAESFAEWPEGVQLTPEVDAAGRELAAMLGVEGALSEAALATHEDLCLLTKREDEDVYRLIGAAVAWPSDWHPAEKIGLPLRALHAPIAGYEEQLATGVDRFMETLRPGPIYARCNWFIAATGERRWLPDRPPQEAFAHVTPDNAGATLFVRSERQTLRRLPQTGAILFGIGIYVEPLGKLSPCNIAMLGKAVQTLVSGEGDRRGAPAYAESLIAFAERNAA from the coding sequence GTGACCCTCGGCTTTTCGGTCGACAGCCTGCTCCCCAAGGCGCGCGGGGGTGGGCAGCTTCGCATGGGGCTGGTGAAGCTGGAGGAGCATGAGTGGCTCGACCCCACGCCAGACCGCGCGAAGCGGGCCGAGAGCTTTGCGGAGTGGCCTGAAGGCGTGCAGTTAACACCCGAGGTGGACGCTGCCGGGCGCGAACTTGCCGCGATGCTGGGCGTGGAAGGCGCCCTCTCCGAAGCCGCGCTCGCCACCCACGAGGACCTGTGCCTGCTCACGAAACGCGAGGACGAGGACGTCTACCGCCTGATCGGCGCGGCGGTCGCATGGCCTTCGGACTGGCACCCCGCCGAGAAGATCGGGCTTCCCCTGCGGGCGCTGCATGCGCCCATCGCGGGCTATGAGGAGCAGCTCGCCACCGGGGTCGACCGCTTTATGGAAACCCTGCGCCCCGGCCCGATCTACGCCCGCTGCAACTGGTTCATCGCCGCCACCGGAGAGCGCCGCTGGCTCCCCGACCGGCCCCCGCAAGAGGCCTTCGCCCACGTCACACCTGACAACGCAGGCGCGACGCTGTTCGTGCGCTCTGAACGCCAGACGCTCCGGCGCTTGCCGCAAACGGGCGCGATCCTGTTCGGCATCGGAATTTATGTCGAACCGCTCGGCAAGCTCTCTCCCTGCAATATCGCCATGCTGGGCAAGGCGGTGCAAACCCTCGTCAGCGGCGAGGGTGACCGCAGGGGCGCGCCCGCCTATGCGGAAAGCCTGATCGCCTTTGCTGAAAGGAACGCCGCATGA
- a CDS encoding lysozyme inhibitor LprI family protein: MIASLILPLLLQSAEPPVPGWNCANPMVQQEMNWCAGQDYAAADAELNAQWKITASIMKERDTGMEADFGPINPVTPREDAAARMAYTGHFQTLLEAQRSWLTYRDAQCRLEGYSFLGGSAQPMIVAGCLAMLTRQRTQELRDLAEVLG, from the coding sequence ATGATCGCCTCGCTCATCCTTCCGCTGCTGCTGCAATCGGCCGAGCCGCCCGTGCCGGGCTGGAATTGTGCAAACCCGATGGTGCAGCAGGAAATGAACTGGTGCGCCGGGCAGGACTATGCCGCCGCCGATGCCGAGCTGAACGCGCAGTGGAAGATCACCGCGTCCATCATGAAGGAGCGCGACACCGGAATGGAGGCCGATTTCGGCCCGATCAACCCCGTGACCCCACGCGAGGATGCAGCGGCGCGGATGGCCTATACCGGCCACTTCCAGACCTTGCTTGAAGCCCAGCGTTCATGGCTCACTTATCGCGATGCGCAGTGCCGGCTGGAGGGGTACAGTTTCTTGGGCGGGTCGGCGCAGCCGATGATCGTGGCCGGATGCCTCGCCATGCTCACCCGCCAACGCACGCAGGAATTGCGCGATCTCGCCGAAGTCCTCGGATGA
- a CDS encoding acetyl/propionyl/methylcrotonyl-CoA carboxylase subunit alpha, with the protein MFSKILIANRGEIACRVITTARKMGIKTVAVYSDADARAPFVAMADEAVHIGPSPAAESYLIADKIIAACKQTGAEAVHPGYGFLSERTSFAEALAKENIAFIGPPVNAIAAMGDKIESKKLAKEAGVNVVPGFVGEIEDTEHAVRISNEIGYPVMMKASAGGGGKGMRLAYNEADVREGFESVKREGLNSFGDDRVFIEKFILNPRHIEIQILGDQHGNILYLNERECSIQRRHQKVVEEAPSPFVTPKMRKAMGEQCVALSRAVGYYSAGTVELIVSGADPTGESFYFLEMNTRLQVEHPVTEAITGIDLVEQMIRVAAGEKLAMTQDDIGIDGWAIENRVYAEDPYRGFLPSTGRLVQYSPPLPGWTEDETVAGKPRRGVARGTGSVRVDDGVYEGGEVSRFYDPMIAKLITWAPTRDEAADLQIEALDNFRIKGLGHNVDFLSAIMQHPRFRSGELTTGFIAEEYPDGFHGAATSDDVKRILAAVCAGNEFTLQSRARQITGQLDTPQPVTSEWLVKIGDERVEVTLGDGHAMVGGVRVDGTCTWRPGMVQAEATGKIGEGAEHRLGLIVERVGNQWKVTTRGAAHTALALPLRLARHESLMLEKVPPDLSRFLICPMPGMLVKLHVAEGETVQPGQPLATVEAMKMENILRAEKEGVIAKINAAEGESLAVDAVILELE; encoded by the coding sequence TTGTTCTCGAAAATCCTGATTGCCAACCGCGGCGAAATCGCCTGCCGGGTCATCACCACAGCTCGCAAAATGGGGATCAAGACCGTCGCGGTCTATTCCGATGCCGATGCCCGCGCGCCGTTTGTCGCCATGGCGGACGAGGCGGTGCATATCGGGCCTTCGCCCGCGGCCGAAAGCTATCTGATCGCGGACAAGATCATCGCCGCCTGCAAGCAGACCGGCGCGGAGGCCGTGCACCCCGGCTACGGCTTCCTGTCGGAGCGCACCTCCTTCGCCGAGGCGCTGGCGAAGGAAAACATCGCCTTCATCGGCCCGCCGGTGAACGCGATCGCCGCGATGGGCGACAAGATCGAATCCAAGAAGCTCGCCAAGGAAGCGGGCGTCAATGTCGTCCCCGGCTTTGTCGGCGAGATCGAGGATACCGAACACGCGGTGCGTATCTCGAACGAGATCGGCTATCCGGTGATGATGAAGGCCAGCGCGGGGGGCGGGGGCAAGGGGATGCGCCTTGCCTACAACGAGGCCGACGTGCGCGAAGGCTTTGAAAGCGTCAAGCGCGAGGGGCTCAACTCCTTCGGCGATGACCGCGTGTTCATCGAGAAGTTCATCCTCAACCCGCGCCACATCGAAATCCAGATCCTCGGCGATCAGCACGGCAATATCCTCTACCTCAACGAGCGCGAATGCTCGATCCAGCGCCGCCACCAGAAGGTGGTCGAGGAAGCGCCGTCGCCCTTCGTCACGCCCAAGATGCGCAAGGCGATGGGCGAGCAATGCGTCGCCCTGTCGCGCGCTGTCGGTTACTATTCTGCGGGCACCGTCGAACTGATCGTCAGCGGCGCGGACCCGACGGGGGAGAGCTTCTACTTCCTCGAAATGAACACCCGCCTGCAGGTCGAACACCCCGTCACCGAAGCGATCACCGGCATCGATCTGGTCGAGCAGATGATCCGCGTCGCCGCTGGCGAGAAGCTGGCGATGACGCAGGACGATATCGGCATCGATGGCTGGGCGATCGAAAACCGCGTCTATGCCGAAGACCCCTATCGCGGGTTCCTGCCCAGCACCGGGCGGCTGGTGCAATATTCGCCTCCGCTCCCCGGCTGGACCGAGGACGAGACAGTGGCGGGCAAGCCCCGGCGCGGGGTCGCGCGCGGAACTGGTTCGGTGCGGGTCGATGACGGCGTCTATGAAGGCGGCGAAGTTTCGCGCTTCTACGATCCGATGATCGCCAAGCTGATCACCTGGGCCCCGACCCGCGATGAAGCGGCGGACTTGCAGATCGAGGCGCTCGACAATTTCCGCATCAAGGGGCTCGGCCACAACGTCGATTTCCTCTCCGCGATCATGCAGCACCCGCGCTTCCGCTCGGGCGAGCTGACCACGGGTTTCATCGCCGAGGAATATCCGGACGGGTTCCACGGCGCGGCGACCTCCGATGATGTGAAGCGCATCCTCGCCGCTGTCTGTGCGGGCAACGAGTTCACCCTGCAAAGCCGTGCGCGGCAAATCACCGGGCAGCTCGATACACCGCAGCCGGTGACAAGCGAATGGCTGGTGAAGATCGGCGACGAGCGGGTTGAAGTCACGCTGGGCGACGGTCACGCGATGGTTGGCGGCGTGCGGGTCGATGGCACTTGCACCTGGCGCCCCGGCATGGTGCAGGCCGAGGCGACCGGCAAGATCGGAGAAGGGGCGGAGCATCGCCTGGGCCTAATCGTCGAGCGTGTCGGTAACCAGTGGAAGGTCACGACCCGCGGCGCGGCGCATACCGCGCTGGCGTTGCCGCTGCGCCTTGCGCGTCACGAATCGCTGATGCTCGAAAAGGTGCCGCCGGATTTGTCGCGGTTCCTGATCTGTCCGATGCCGGGGATGCTGGTGAAGCTCCACGTCGCCGAGGGCGAGACGGTGCAGCCCGGCCAGCCGCTCGCCACGGTCGAAGCGATGAAGATGGAAAACATCCTGCGCGCCGAAAAGGAAGGCGTGATCGCCAAGATCAACGCTGCCGAGGGCGAGAGCCTCGCGGTGGATGCGGTGATCCTCGAACTCGAATAA
- a CDS encoding GNAT family N-acetyltransferase gives MIIGPADLADPEVRALIAFHQKAMVEGSPPGLSFALDLSGLQAEGVSVWAAHIAGRVAAIGALKRLDAERGEVKSMRTHPDFLRRGIAAAMLETIIAHARETGLSVLSLETGSGPAFEPALALYRRRGFANGEAFGAYVLTEFNQCLHLDLVNAPDGSAAAPHCPPLRPNERP, from the coding sequence ATGATCATCGGTCCCGCAGACCTCGCCGACCCCGAGGTGCGGGCGCTGATCGCCTTTCACCAGAAGGCGATGGTCGAAGGTTCGCCGCCGGGACTGAGCTTCGCGCTCGATCTCAGCGGGTTGCAGGCGGAGGGAGTCAGCGTGTGGGCCGCGCATATCGCCGGACGGGTGGCGGCGATCGGGGCGCTCAAGCGACTTGATGCCGAACGCGGCGAAGTGAAGTCGATGCGCACCCATCCCGATTTTCTGCGCCGCGGTATCGCGGCAGCTATGCTGGAAACGATAATCGCCCATGCCCGCGAAACGGGCCTATCGGTGCTGAGCCTCGAGACCGGCAGCGGCCCCGCATTCGAGCCTGCCCTCGCCCTCTACCGGCGGCGCGGTTTTGCCAATGGCGAGGCCTTCGGCGCCTACGTCCTTACCGAATTCAACCAGTGCCTGCACCTCGATCTGGTCAATGCGCCGGACGGTTCGGCAGCTGCGCCACATTGTCCCCCGCTTCGCCCAAACGAGCGGCCCTGA
- the aroB gene encoding 3-dehydroquinate synthase: MAVIPVALAGRAYDVVIEEGLMARLSDAAAPYLKGYGTARPVPFVADTNTHRLYAAGVDANLAAQGMTAQWFVVAPGEDAKTWGVLEKLTDWLLALGVTRKDHVFALGGGVVGDLVGFACAITKRGCGFVQLPTTLLAQVDSSVGGKTAINTAAGKNLIGAFHQPSLVLIDPLVLATLPEREMRAGYAEVLKYGLLGDAAFFGWLEANGDKVLAREPGALEHAIATSIAMKAQIVAEDERETEDRRALLNLGHTFGHALEAETGFSDRLLHGEAVALGMVLAARYSARRGEISAADAERAAGAIGASGLPSRLSALGLDCNGAALVDHMRHDKKAEGTTLPFLLLRGLGEACVARDVDLADIAAFLDGELAA, encoded by the coding sequence ATGGCTGTAATTCCCGTCGCGCTCGCCGGGCGCGCCTATGATGTGGTGATCGAGGAGGGCCTGATGGCCCGCCTGAGCGATGCGGCTGCGCCCTACCTGAAGGGTTACGGCACCGCCCGGCCCGTACCCTTTGTCGCCGATACCAACACGCACCGGCTCTACGCTGCCGGGGTCGATGCCAACCTCGCCGCGCAGGGCATGACGGCGCAGTGGTTTGTCGTTGCTCCGGGTGAGGACGCCAAGACCTGGGGCGTGCTGGAAAAGCTCACCGACTGGCTGCTGGCGCTGGGCGTCACCCGCAAGGATCATGTCTTCGCGCTGGGCGGCGGAGTGGTGGGCGATCTGGTCGGCTTTGCCTGCGCAATCACCAAGCGCGGCTGCGGCTTTGTGCAATTGCCGACGACCCTGCTCGCGCAGGTCGATTCGTCGGTCGGCGGGAAGACCGCGATCAATACGGCGGCTGGCAAGAACCTGATCGGGGCCTTCCATCAGCCCTCGCTGGTTTTGATCGACCCGCTGGTGCTCGCCACCCTGCCGGAACGGGAAATGCGCGCCGGTTATGCCGAGGTGCTGAAATACGGCTTGCTTGGCGATGCGGCGTTCTTCGGCTGGCTGGAGGCGAATGGCGACAAGGTGCTGGCGCGCGAACCTGGCGCGCTTGAGCACGCCATCGCCACCAGCATCGCGATGAAAGCGCAGATCGTCGCCGAGGACGAACGCGAGACCGAGGACCGCCGCGCCTTGCTCAATCTCGGCCACACTTTCGGTCATGCGCTGGAGGCGGAGACGGGCTTTTCCGACCGCCTGCTCCACGGCGAGGCGGTCGCCTTGGGCATGGTGCTGGCGGCGCGTTATTCCGCGCGGCGGGGAGAGATTTCGGCAGCGGATGCCGAGCGGGCTGCGGGTGCGATCGGGGCTTCAGGCTTGCCGTCCCGGCTTTCCGCGCTTGGCCTTGACTGCAATGGTGCGGCGCTGGTCGATCACATGCGTCACGACAAGAAGGCCGAAGGCACCACCCTGCCCTTCCTGCTGCTGCGCGGGTTGGGCGAGGCCTGTGTCGCCCGCGATGTGGATCTGGCGGACATTGCAGCATTTCTGGACGGCGAACTGGCCGCATGA
- a CDS encoding shikimate kinase, translating into MSGASPSPHDLDLPAIAARITRPVVLVGLMGAGKSTVGRKLANLLGRDFVDADEAIVEAAQRSIPEIFETFGEAYFRDGERRVIARLMDEEHGVIATGGGAFVDPSTRAQILDRGIAVWIDCDIDTLVERTARRGNRPLLQNGNPREILTRLAAERGPFYSQAHIRVVSENGPHADTARAIIEAIDQWL; encoded by the coding sequence ATGTCCGGCGCGTCCCCTTCCCCTCACGATCTCGATCTTCCCGCGATCGCCGCGCGCATCACCCGTCCGGTGGTGCTGGTGGGACTGATGGGCGCGGGCAAATCGACCGTTGGCCGCAAACTCGCCAATCTGCTTGGCCGCGACTTCGTGGATGCCGACGAGGCGATTGTCGAAGCCGCCCAGCGCTCGATCCCCGAAATCTTCGAAACCTTTGGCGAGGCCTATTTCCGCGATGGCGAGCGGCGGGTGATTGCCCGGTTGATGGACGAAGAGCACGGCGTCATCGCCACCGGCGGCGGGGCCTTCGTTGATCCCTCCACCCGCGCGCAGATCCTTGATCGCGGCATCGCGGTGTGGATCGATTGCGACATCGACACGCTGGTCGAACGCACTGCGCGGCGCGGCAATCGCCCCCTGCTGCAAAACGGCAACCCGCGCGAAATTCTCACCCGGCTGGCGGCCGAACGCGGACCCTTCTACAGTCAGGCGCACATCCGCGTCGTCAGCGAGAACGGCCCCCATGCCGACACTGCCCGCGCGATTATCGAGGCGATTGATCAATGGCTGTAA
- a CDS encoding tyrosine recombinase, with protein MSAATEGFLAMLAAERGAAANTLAAYRRDLAQAEEAIGDLADAPRDAVASLAGEWASLAPASVARKASALRQFFGFAIDEGWRSDDPSGALPAPRTRRPLPKVLGHDQIAALFARAEEEARTNDPKAVRLLALIELLYGSGLRATELVALPVHAVPRDAPFLTVTGKGGATRLVPVGGRALEALSRWLALRPADPPSRFLFPSGKGQHFSRVRLFQLVKGLAGRAGLDPAAISPHVLRHAFATHLLEGGADLRVLQTMLGHADISTTQIYTHVDAARLVALVNSRHPLATRTTSD; from the coding sequence ATGTCTGCCGCGACCGAGGGGTTTCTCGCCATGCTCGCAGCCGAGCGTGGTGCTGCTGCCAACACCCTCGCCGCCTACCGCCGTGATCTTGCGCAGGCCGAGGAAGCCATCGGCGATCTGGCTGATGCGCCGCGTGATGCGGTTGCCAGCCTTGCAGGAGAGTGGGCGAGCCTTGCTCCGGCCAGCGTTGCGCGCAAAGCCTCGGCCCTGCGGCAGTTCTTCGGCTTTGCCATTGATGAAGGCTGGCGCAGCGATGATCCTTCCGGCGCGCTGCCTGCCCCGCGCACCCGCCGCCCGCTGCCCAAGGTACTGGGGCACGACCAGATCGCGGCCCTGTTTGCCCGCGCCGAGGAGGAAGCCCGCACCAATGACCCGAAAGCAGTGCGGCTGCTGGCGTTGATCGAGCTGCTTTATGGATCAGGCCTGCGTGCCACCGAACTTGTGGCCCTGCCAGTCCACGCCGTTCCGCGCGATGCGCCATTCCTGACGGTGACCGGCAAGGGCGGAGCAACGCGGCTGGTGCCGGTGGGCGGACGGGCGCTTGAGGCTCTCAGCCGATGGCTGGCGCTGCGCCCCGCCGATCCGCCGTCGCGGTTTCTCTTCCCCTCGGGGAAAGGGCAGCATTTCAGCCGGGTGCGATTGTTTCAGCTGGTGAAAGGCCTCGCCGGGCGCGCCGGGCTCGATCCCGCCGCGATCAGCCCCCACGTTCTGCGCCACGCCTTTGCCACGCACCTTCTGGAAGGCGGCGCGGACCTGCGTGTGCTCCAGACCATGCTCGGCCATGCGGACATTTCCACCACGCAGATCTACACCCATGTCGATGCCGCGCGGCTGGTTGCCCTCGTCAATTCCCGTCACCCGCTTGCAACGCGGACAACATCCGACTAG
- a CDS encoding acetyl-CoA carboxylase carboxyltransferase subunit alpha yields the protein MISYLDFEKPVAALEERIAQLRSVNALHDVDVAGEIGRLEAKSTELLASTYASLTPWQKTQVARHPQRPHFRDYVAQAFSDFMPLGGDRLYGDDQAIMGGFARLNGRRVMLIGHEKGHDTQTRIRHNFGMGKPEGYRKAIRLMELADRFGLPVVTLVDTSGAFPGIEAEERGQAEAIARSTEACLALEVPMVAVIVGEGGSGGAVALAAANRVLMMEHAVYSVISPEGCASILWRTSEKAPEAAQAMKVTAQDLKRSNVIDRIVKEPVGGAHRDPVAAARMLGTALTEEIDMLSGQSRPALVAQREARFLGIGG from the coding sequence ATGATTTCCTATCTCGATTTCGAGAAGCCGGTTGCCGCGCTCGAGGAGCGCATCGCACAGCTTCGCAGTGTCAATGCTTTGCATGATGTCGATGTTGCGGGCGAGATCGGTCGGCTCGAGGCCAAAAGCACCGAACTGCTTGCGAGCACCTATGCCTCGCTCACACCGTGGCAGAAGACGCAGGTTGCCCGGCATCCGCAGCGCCCGCATTTCCGCGATTACGTCGCTCAGGCTTTCAGCGATTTCATGCCGCTGGGCGGGGACCGGCTTTACGGCGATGATCAGGCGATCATGGGCGGCTTTGCGCGCCTGAACGGCCGCCGGGTCATGCTGATCGGGCACGAAAAGGGCCACGACACCCAGACCCGCATCCGCCACAATTTCGGCATGGGCAAGCCGGAGGGCTACCGCAAGGCGATCCGCCTGATGGAACTGGCGGACCGATTCGGCCTGCCGGTGGTGACGCTGGTCGATACCTCGGGCGCGTTTCCGGGGATCGAGGCGGAAGAACGCGGTCAGGCCGAAGCCATTGCCCGCTCGACAGAAGCCTGCCTTGCGCTCGAAGTGCCGATGGTTGCCGTTATCGTCGGCGAGGGCGGTTCCGGCGGGGCTGTTGCGCTTGCCGCGGCCAACCGGGTGCTGATGATGGAGCACGCGGTCTATTCGGTCATCTCGCCCGAGGGCTGCGCCTCGATTCTGTGGCGCACCTCGGAAAAGGCGCCAGAGGCAGCCCAGGCGATGAAAGTCACCGCGCAGGACCTCAAGCGGTCCAACGTCATCGACCGCATCGTCAAGGAGCCGGTCGGCGGCGCACACCGCGATCCGGTGGCGGCGGCGCGGATGCTCGGCACGGCGCTGACCGAGGAAATTGATATGCTCTCCGGCCAAAGCCGGCCGGCATTGGTGGCCCAGCGCGAAGCACGGTTCCTCGGCATCGGCGGATAA